In Nocardia asteroides, the following proteins share a genomic window:
- a CDS encoding arabinosyltransferase domain-containing protein encodes MPDAATAVLTKPPAEPVASAKDFRTAKWIALVAGLLGALFALATPFLPVTQTTAQLNWPQNGKLGNIQAPLMSQVPIDLNATIPCSAVATLPEQGGMLLATAPPQGDRAALEALFVRVSDTSVDVVDRNAVVASADRAAMDQCSAIVISSDRNRTTAEFRGMTKEIERPIAGQPGAVETVQVPVQGQLAGDLRPQIVGVFSDLKGGVPQGLSLTSTIDSRFSSSPSLIKLVAIVAAVLCTLLALGALAQLDGSDGRGHRRFLPRNWLRPTWADGAVIGTLLVWHFVGANTSDDGYILSMVRVAPDAGYMANYFRWYGVPEAPFGWYYYVIQVFAEISTASPWVRLPALLCGILCWMVISREVVPRLGNAVKRSQVALWTGGLVFLAFWLPFDNGLRSEPIVALGALLTWVSIERAIATGRLLPAGIAVLIAAFTLAAAPTGLMCVAALLAGIRPLVRIVVRRHRQFGTAALLAPIASAGLLVLVVVYGDQTFAGIQEANRVRQATGPNLAWYEDYLRYYYMFVETVDGSLARRFAFLVMLLCLFTTLLVLLRRRQVPGIASGPTWRLMGIVFGTIFFMMFNPTKWTHHFGAYAGIAGSLAAVTAVAVSQSALRSRKNRAIFLAGLLFVLALSFSGINGYWYVSSYGVPWFDKTISLRGVNSNTVMLILFGLALALVGWYALREDYVKPQPSAKTKRGRRIRKFAAIPLTVVVGLMVAFEVLSLVKGATQQYPAYSLARSNFDAIGGNACGLANDVLVETDPNGGRLDPIVDPARPFTDPNDPLAGTDAVGFTPNGVPSDLSADAVEVKPGTGNTSNQSVGAAFAEGESAGTGGGEGARGVNGSTVALPFGLDPAQTPILGSYQEGVQQPAHLESAWYGLPARSEDAPLVVISAAGRIASKDDTGADKYGQSLLVEYGTRNPDGSVTPLGTYLPRDIGPFPSWRNLRVPLADLPAEANAVRLMANDPILIGDQWLAFTPPRVPKLQTLDAYIGRTQPVLLDWAVGLQFPCQRPFAHKNGVAEVPNYRILPDRPLAISSTDTWQAEEFGGPLGFSQMLASRVTIPTYLKDDWARDWGSLERYNQYLKGEPAQLSTGTETRTGLWTPGPLRVF; translated from the coding sequence GTGCCAGACGCCGCAACAGCTGTTCTCACCAAGCCGCCCGCCGAGCCGGTGGCGTCCGCGAAGGATTTCCGGACCGCCAAATGGATCGCACTCGTCGCCGGACTCCTCGGCGCCCTGTTCGCGCTGGCGACGCCGTTCCTGCCGGTCACCCAGACGACCGCGCAGCTGAACTGGCCGCAGAACGGCAAGCTCGGCAATATCCAGGCGCCGCTGATGTCACAGGTGCCGATCGACCTGAACGCCACCATCCCCTGCTCGGCCGTCGCGACCCTGCCCGAGCAGGGCGGCATGCTGCTGGCCACCGCGCCGCCGCAGGGCGACCGGGCCGCGCTGGAAGCGCTGTTCGTGCGTGTCTCCGACACCTCGGTCGACGTGGTCGATCGCAACGCGGTGGTGGCCTCGGCCGACCGCGCGGCGATGGACCAGTGCTCGGCCATCGTCATCAGCTCGGACCGGAACCGCACCACGGCCGAGTTCCGCGGCATGACCAAGGAGATCGAGCGGCCGATCGCCGGTCAGCCCGGCGCGGTCGAGACCGTGCAGGTGCCGGTGCAGGGTCAGCTCGCCGGTGACCTGCGCCCGCAGATCGTCGGTGTCTTCTCCGATCTGAAGGGCGGTGTCCCGCAGGGGCTGTCGCTGACCTCCACGATCGACTCGCGGTTCTCCTCCAGCCCCTCGCTGATCAAGCTGGTCGCGATCGTCGCCGCGGTGCTGTGCACGCTGCTGGCGCTGGGCGCGCTGGCCCAGCTCGACGGCAGCGACGGGCGCGGGCACCGCCGGTTCCTGCCGCGCAACTGGCTGCGGCCCACCTGGGCCGACGGTGCCGTCATCGGCACGCTGCTGGTCTGGCATTTCGTCGGCGCCAACACCTCCGACGACGGCTACATCCTCTCGATGGTGCGGGTGGCGCCCGACGCGGGCTACATGGCCAACTACTTCCGCTGGTACGGCGTGCCCGAGGCGCCGTTCGGCTGGTACTACTACGTCATCCAGGTCTTCGCCGAGATCTCCACGGCCAGCCCGTGGGTGCGCCTGCCCGCGCTGCTGTGCGGCATCCTGTGCTGGATGGTCATCAGCCGCGAGGTGGTGCCCCGTCTCGGCAACGCGGTGAAGCGTTCGCAGGTGGCGCTGTGGACCGGCGGCCTGGTGTTCCTGGCCTTCTGGCTGCCCTTCGACAACGGCCTGCGGTCCGAGCCGATCGTCGCCCTCGGCGCGCTGCTCACCTGGGTCTCCATCGAGCGCGCCATCGCCACCGGCCGGCTGCTGCCCGCAGGCATCGCGGTGCTGATCGCCGCGTTCACCCTGGCCGCCGCCCCGACCGGGCTGATGTGCGTGGCCGCGCTGCTGGCCGGTATCCGGCCGCTGGTGCGGATCGTGGTGCGCAGGCACCGCCAGTTCGGCACCGCCGCGCTGCTGGCCCCGATCGCCTCGGCCGGGCTGCTGGTGCTGGTGGTGGTCTACGGCGACCAGACCTTCGCCGGTATCCAGGAGGCCAACCGGGTGCGCCAGGCCACCGGCCCGAACCTGGCCTGGTACGAGGACTACCTGCGCTACTACTACATGTTCGTCGAGACCGTCGACGGCTCGCTGGCCCGGCGCTTCGCCTTCCTGGTGATGCTGCTGTGCCTGTTCACCACGCTGCTGGTGCTGCTGCGCCGCCGCCAGGTGCCCGGCATCGCCTCGGGTCCGACCTGGCGGCTGATGGGGATCGTCTTCGGCACGATCTTCTTCATGATGTTCAACCCGACCAAGTGGACCCACCACTTCGGCGCGTACGCGGGCATCGCCGGTTCGCTGGCCGCGGTGACGGCGGTGGCCGTCTCGCAGAGCGCGCTGCGCTCACGCAAGAACCGGGCCATCTTCCTGGCGGGTCTGCTGTTCGTGCTCGCGCTGTCGTTCTCGGGCATCAACGGCTACTGGTACGTCTCCAGCTACGGCGTGCCGTGGTTCGACAAGACCATCTCGCTGCGCGGGGTCAACTCCAACACGGTGATGCTCATCCTGTTCGGCCTGGCGCTGGCCCTGGTGGGCTGGTACGCGCTGCGCGAGGACTACGTGAAACCGCAGCCGTCGGCGAAGACGAAGCGGGGCAGGCGGATTCGCAAGTTCGCCGCCATCCCGCTCACCGTCGTGGTCGGGCTGATGGTGGCCTTCGAGGTGTTGTCGCTGGTCAAGGGCGCCACCCAGCAGTACCCGGCGTACTCGCTGGCGCGCTCCAACTTCGACGCGATCGGCGGCAACGCCTGCGGCCTGGCCAACGACGTGCTCGTGGAGACCGACCCGAACGGCGGCAGGCTCGACCCGATCGTCGACCCGGCCCGCCCGTTCACCGACCCGAACGACCCGCTCGCGGGCACCGACGCCGTGGGCTTCACGCCCAACGGGGTCCCCAGCGATCTGTCCGCCGACGCGGTGGAGGTGAAGCCGGGTACCGGCAACACCAGCAACCAGTCGGTCGGCGCCGCCTTCGCCGAGGGCGAGAGCGCGGGCACCGGCGGCGGTGAGGGCGCGCGCGGCGTCAACGGGTCGACCGTGGCGCTGCCGTTCGGCCTGGATCCGGCGCAGACCCCGATCCTGGGCTCCTACCAGGAGGGCGTGCAGCAGCCCGCGCACCTGGAGTCGGCCTGGTACGGGCTGCCCGCCCGCTCCGAGGACGCGCCGCTGGTGGTGATCTCCGCGGCGGGGCGCATCGCCTCCAAGGACGACACCGGCGCCGACAAGTACGGCCAGTCGCTGCTGGTCGAGTACGGCACCCGCAACCCGGACGGCAGCGTCACCCCGCTGGGCACCTACCTGCCCCGCGACATCGGCCCGTTCCCGTCCTGGCGCAACCTGCGCGTCCCGCTGGCTGACCTGCCCGCCGAGGCGAACGCGGTCCGGCTGATGGCCAACGACCCGATCCTGATCGGTGACCAGTGGCTGGCGTTCACCCCGCCGCGGGTGCCCAAGCTGCAGACGCTGGACGCCTACATCGGCCGCACCCAGCCGGTGCTGCTGGACTGGGCCGTGGGCCTGCAGTTCCCCTGCCAACGGCCGTTCGCGCACAAGAACGGCGTCGCCGAGGTGCCGAACTACCGCATCCTGCCGGACCGTCCGCTGGCCATCTCGTCCACCGACACCTGGCAGGCCGAGGAGTTCGGCGGCCCGCTCGGCTTCTCGCAGATGCTGGCGAGCCGGGTCACCATCCCGACCTACCTGAAGGACGACTGGGCCAGGGACTGGGGTTCGCTGGAACGCTACAACCAGTACCTCAAGGGCGAGCCCGCCCAGCTGAGCACCGGCACCGAGACCAGGACCGGGCTGTGGACCCCCGGCCCGCTGCGGGTGTTCTGA
- a CDS encoding peptidylprolyl isomerase has product MTKVNLDTNHGQIVLELDDQAAPNTVANFVDYVKAGHYNGTVFHRVIPNFMIQGGGFEPGLKQKPTQAAIQNEAANGLKNDKYTVAMARTNDPHSATAQFFINVSDNAFLNHTAPQGQGWGYAVFGKVVEGTEVVDKIAAVPTGNAGPHQDVPKADVVIESASIA; this is encoded by the coding sequence ATGACCAAGGTGAATCTCGATACCAACCACGGACAGATCGTGCTCGAGTTGGACGACCAGGCCGCGCCGAACACGGTCGCCAACTTCGTCGATTACGTGAAGGCGGGCCACTACAACGGGACCGTGTTCCACCGCGTCATCCCCAACTTCATGATCCAGGGCGGCGGCTTCGAGCCCGGCCTGAAGCAGAAGCCCACCCAGGCCGCGATCCAGAACGAGGCCGCCAACGGCCTGAAGAACGACAAGTACACCGTCGCGATGGCCCGCACCAACGACCCGCACTCGGCCACCGCCCAGTTCTTCATCAACGTCTCCGACAACGCCTTCCTCAACCACACCGCCCCCCAGGGCCAGGGTTGGGGCTACGCCGTCTTCGGCAAGGTCGTCGAGGGCACCGAGGTCGTCGACAAGATCGCCGCCGTCCCCACCGGCAACGCGGGCCCCCACCAGGACGTCCCCAAAGCCGACGTCGTCATCGAATCCGCTTCGATCGCCTGA
- a CDS encoding DUF3558 domain-containing protein has protein sequence MAVGAVAVSAVVAGCDGGGETAAPQTTVRDPDKIVVFNVCSQLSDEVLRGAGLDPATKNVVTDPPSGPSTWRVCNWKPLDDRFGSGSRRVGVFSTSHTLAETRVKDSVSDVRPTTVGGREGITFKESADPDSCYVAFEAGQGMFEVHAGWLSSTGTRTGDLCDMAVGYAANLEPHLPK, from the coding sequence TTGGCGGTCGGCGCTGTTGCGGTATCGGCAGTGGTCGCCGGATGTGACGGGGGCGGGGAGACCGCGGCTCCACAGACGACTGTTCGCGATCCGGACAAGATCGTCGTTTTCAACGTGTGCAGTCAGTTGAGTGATGAGGTGCTGCGCGGAGCTGGGTTGGATCCGGCGACGAAGAATGTGGTGACCGATCCACCAAGCGGTCCGTCGACTTGGCGAGTCTGCAACTGGAAACCTCTCGACGACCGCTTCGGCAGTGGTAGCCGCCGTGTCGGCGTGTTTTCAACCAGCCACACACTGGCGGAAACCCGAGTCAAGGACAGTGTGAGCGATGTCCGCCCGACGACAGTTGGCGGCCGAGAGGGCATCACGTTCAAAGAGAGCGCCGATCCGGACAGCTGCTACGTTGCATTCGAGGCAGGTCAGGGCATGTTCGAAGTGCATGCAGGCTGGTTGAGCAGCACAGGCACGCGGACCGGGGATCTGTGCGACATGGCTGTTGGTTACGCGGCGAACCTCGAGCCGCATCTTCCGAAGTAG